A genomic window from Labeo rohita strain BAU-BD-2019 chromosome 6, IGBB_LRoh.1.0, whole genome shotgun sequence includes:
- the rft1 gene encoding protein RFT1 homolog, which produces MGSEDVLKSASTLASYNVLLQVMFRVLTFLLNAFTLRFVSKELIGVVNVRLMLLYSTLVFLSREAFRRACLSGEGAGRNWRQVINLLWLTFPVGCVWGVLLVCVWWWLLQAPDPESIPHYVPAVGLFCLSALTELLAEPLWVLAHAHMFVRLKVIAESLAMIAKCLVTVVMVVSAPQWGLYIFSAAQCVYAGFLLLCYVLYFVRFLGSEEAEKKLFPVSRITELLPSRVDHEPLLNWKLTTLTWSFFKQSFLKQILTEGERYVMTFLNVLNFGDQGVYDIINNLGSMVARFLFLPIEESFYVFFAKVLERGRDVRHQKQEEVSMAAEVLECLLKLVLLIGLIITVFGYAYSHLALDIYGGELLSSGAGPALLRCYSCYVLLLAINGVTECFVFAAMSKEEVDRYNLVMLGLSASFLLLSYWLTWMLGGVGFILANCCNMALRIAHSIVYIHRYFLQSEYTPLWGLRPHFAVIIALGVSSVLTACSESIFCCDGGWLLRLVHIAVGAVCLLGVVVTVFLTETRLVQFVRTQLLPKYSKKRT; this is translated from the exons ATGGGCTCTGAAGATGTGCTCAAGAGTGCTTCAACACTGGCTTCTTATAATGTTCTGCTTCAG GTGATGTTTCGAGTGTTGACTTTTCTCCTGAATGCATTTACTTTGCGGTTTGTGTCCAAGGAGTTAATAGGTGTCGTAAATGTCAG GTTGATGCTGCTATATTCTACATTGGTGTTTCTGTCTAGGGAGGCGTTCCGGAGGGCGTGTCTAAGCGGTGAAGGGGCGGGGCGTAACTGGAGACAGGTGATCAACCTGTTATGGCTCAC ATTTCCTGTGGGTTGTGTGTGGGGTGTgctgttagtgtgtgtgtggtggtggCTACTCCAGGCACCTGATCCAGAGTCCATCCCGCATTATGTTCCCGCTGTTGGATTGTTCTGCCTGTCTGCGCTTACAGAGCTCCTGGCTGAACCTTTGTGGGTTCTTGCACATGCGCACATGTTTGTTCGTTTGAAG GTGATTGCCGAAAGCTTAGCCATGATTGCTAAATGTCTTGTTACTGTAGTGATGGTGGTCTCAGCGCCTCAGTGGGGACTCTATATCTTCTCTGCAGCCCAg tgtgtctatgcagggttttTGCTGCTTTGTTATGTGTTGTACTTCGTCCGTTTCCTTGGCTCAGAGGAAgcagagaagaaattgttccCCGTTAGTCGCATAACAGAACTTCTGCCATCTAGAGTGGATCATGAG ccACTACTAAACTGGAAGTTGACCACACTAACCTGGAGCTTTTTCAAACAGTCGTTTCTCAAACAGATACTTACAGAAG GCGAGCGTTATGTGATGACGTTTTTGAATGTGCTTAACTTTGGAGACCAAG GGGTTTATGATATAATAAACAATCTTGGCTCAATGGTGgctagatttctttttttacccATTGAGGAAAGTTTCTATGTGTTCTTTGCTAAAGTCCTGGAGCGTGGACGAGATGTACGACACCAAAAGCAA GAGGAAGTTTCCATGGCAGCTGAGGTGCTGGAATGTCTTTTGAAGTTGGTGCTTTTGATTGGTCTGATCATCACAGTTTTTGGTTATGCATATTCTCATCTGGCACTTGACATCTACGGTGGGGAGCTTCTGAGCAGCGGAGCTg GGCCGGCTCTCCTACGGTGTTATAGTTGTTATGTTCTGCTGTTAGCCATTAATGGAGTAAcagagtgttttgtttttgctgctaTGAGCAAAGAGGAGGTTGACAG aTATAATCTGGTGATGCTGGGCCTGTCAGCCTCATTTCTTCTCCTTTCTTATTGGCTGACCTGGATGTTAGGGGGTGTTGGCTTTATTTTGGCTAACTGCTGTAACATGGCTTTACGAATCGCTCACAGTATTGTTTACATACATCGCTATTTCCTGCAAAGTGAATACACACCCCTGTGGGGGCTCCGGCCACATTTTGCTGTCATTATTGCACTTGGCGTGAGCTCTGTCCTCACAGCCTGCTCAGAG AGCATTTTCTGCTGTGATGGTGGCTGGTTGCTAAGGCTGGTTCACATTGCAGTGGGGGCAGTTTGTCTCCTGGGTGTGGTCGTCACAGTTTTTCTGACAGAAACGAGACTTGTGCAGTTCGTCAGGACTCAGTTGTTACCCAAATACAGCAAGAAACGCACATGA
- the c6h1orf74 gene encoding UPF0739 protein C1orf74 homolog: protein MFASSEMLVSAAQKLLCPRKKRLSPSTCLDVAVQIMAVDLGVKPALLYDSNIASPEQLQLYLNSLQEYGVVSSSLRILSIDGNTFIFNPATIESHLDDLLQSKSLLLIDVCPSRKQPVLVNFEKRTEGMIKTLSGFFMSELDKGSSVMVLGEELYHDWNLCTLFGILLGYPASYWFDQTKGFGNCLCMTPLVVCTVWVKWQIRDINHHCCLYSFSVPEELWTEVQSHVQRWTEHLRERFNKQPVLTDLCFSRDTVTLPSVTL from the coding sequence ATGTTTGCTTCATCAGAAATGCTCGTCTCTGCCGCACAGAAGTTATTGTGTCCTCGTAAGAAGCGTTTATCCCCGTCCACATGTCTTGATGTGGCCGTTCAAATAATGGCTGTGGATCTGGGCGTCAAACCTGCGCTGCTTTACGACAGTAATATAGCATCTCCAGAGCAGCTTCAGCTGTACCTCAATTCTCTACAGGAGTATGGAGTTGTAAGCAGTTCACTACGGATACTTTCCATTGATggcaacacatttatttttaaccctGCCACTATTGAGTCCCACTTGGATGATCTTCTCCAAAGCAAAAGTCTCCTTCTGATAGACGTATGTCCCTCAAGAAAACAACCTGTCTTGGTTAACTTTGAGAAGAGAACTGAGGGTATGATTAAAactctttcaggattcttcatGAGTGAGCTGGACAAAGGCTCCTCAGTGATGGTGTTGGGAGAGGAGCTGTACCATGACTGGAACTTGTGCACTCTTTTTGGAATCCTGTTAGGTTATCCAGCCTCATACTGGTTTGACCAAACTAAAGGATTTGGGAACTGTCTGTGTATGACACCTCTGGTGGTGTGCACGGTTTGGGTCAAATGGCAGATACGTGACATAAATCATCACTGTTGTCTTTACTCATTCAGTGTTCCTGAAGAGCTGTGGACAGAAGTGCAAAGTCATGTGCAACGGTGGACTGAGCATCTGAGAGAGAGATTTAACAAACAGCCAGTTCTGACTGATCTCTGCTTTTCTAGGGATACAGTCACTTTGCCCTCTGTGACCCTTTGA